The DNA segment GGTCACAAGGTCCTCTGTGCCAGGAGATGCCCCACAAAGGAATGTTTTCTGGTCCCTCCAGCTCTGCCAGCCTTCACCTCTGCCCGGCTCACTTCCCCCTCCACTGGCTGCCATTTCAGCCACCGAGCACCCTCCGAAGGTTCCAAGAAGGGCCATACAGGCAGCCAAGGCTGCTCTCCCTTCCTGGGGCCGTGGGAAGCCACCTGCTTTGGCTGCTTCCAACCAAAACACCCCTGagcacagggctgggagggacTCTGATTTCCCTGGTTCACAGGCAAGAAGCACAGTTTTGGAAGGAGAATGGACGACCCTCCTATCTCCTTGAGATAGACCAGAAAGATACACGCGATCGTCAGTACAGGCTCTGGGCCTCCCTTCAAACCTGGGAAAGTAAAAGGAACAAGAGGCAGCCAGCCTCAGAGCACCCACGTGCCCCGGGTCACAGGTGGGAACACTTACAGACTAGGACTCCCTACAGAACAACGGCTGAGGAACATACCGCACGGTCACCTGATGACTACTGGTTATATCGGGCACCAGGCGTCAGGCACCCCCCGGGACTTGCTTTAAATAGCCCGCTGGGAAGAGCGCCTGGGACCTGCTGGAATGTGCCTCCTCCCTCTTAGAACGAGGTCCCTCCAGCTCCCACGGTCCCCACTAAGGTTTATTCTGCTCAAGCCCAAGTTGGAAATGGCAGAACGTCAACTGAAAAACAAAGGGGGTTCCGTGAGCCTTCGGGGTAGAATCTCGGCTGTCCCGTGGCCCCATTCCCGCTCACAGCCCAGACAGAATCAGTGAGAAGCCTGGGGTGAGACCCCAGGGCTGGTACAGCTTGTTAACTCAGCTCACCAGAGAGGCCCTGGGCGCCAAGGCACGATGCTATCCATGGCCACACGGCCACAGCCACGGCCTGCCACTGGCGTGCACTGGTATCCCTCCCAGCGTGGGGCCCAGGTCCTCTGGGTGGGACTGCAGCATCCTGCCCTCACGATGCCCAGAGAATGGCCGACGTCAGAGCCAAAGCTTCTGAGCGACAAAGCCCCTTCCTGCACAGCAGAGCAGCCTTGGCCAAACCTGcatcctccctgctctgcagatcACACCCCTCAGACTGGCTGGGTCTCCACACCACTTCTTGCTCACGAGCAGAGAGAAGAGCGGCCCTATGCTTGGGGAGGAGTTTGGTGAACCTGAAACAGACAGACAAGATCTGGCCTTTCGTGACAAGTCACATGTGGTTCTCAAAGAACAGGTGTGGCCCTGGCCTGGGGGTGAGATACCTGAATAAAAGCAGTGCTCCGGACTCATGAGTGTGGAAAGGGGCCCATCATGCAGAACACATCTGCTTCCAAAGGGCTCTGGGGCACTGGTCCCTTCACTGGGCCTACTGCACAGCCAGTGCCCTCAGGAGGCCGCTCTGGGGGCCGGCTTACCTTGCCAGCCAGAGAGCAGGCTGCCTAAGACAGGCCTCCATGAGAGACAGCATGGGGCAATGGGGGGGTGCTGGCCAGGCTCCCcgtcctgctgtgtgacctcagaggAACCATTTACACTCCTGGCTCTGCTTCCCATAACGGGACGCAGAGACGGATGCCCCGTGGCATTTTAGGATCCCGTGCCCCTTAGTACATTTGATCTCCTTTGCAGAAACATGCTGACCCTGGGGTGAGGTGTGAGAGGAGACAGGAGGATCTAACTCCAGGAGCCTCCCACTTCTGACAGGAAACCCTCTAATCCTCCAGGGACCCATCATCTGCCTGCTACCCTCAACATCACTTCAAACACAGCTCCCGTCTCCAGCCCGCCCCACCACCTGCCTTCCCCTCACCCACGGCAAATAGCCTGGGTACGCAGGCCATAGACAAAGCTCCCCAAGGGTGTTTGGGGAGGGTCTCTGACAGTGTTCGAGGGGGTACGACTGCTCCCAAAGGCTTCCTTTGTGTCCTATGTGACCACAGGCAGGACCAACAAGGTCAGGAGGAGGTCCCACTTCCAACGATCAGCTATCCAGTTCCAAGAAGGAAGAGGGTAGGCGGCCATAGCAGGTGGGACCCCGCATCTCACTGAGAGGGGCTCACACAAAGGCTGCATGCCAGAAGGAGTGCAGGGAGCCAGGTACACGGTAGAGGGTTCAGGCAGACGACCTTCAGGGCAGTTCTAAGACAGCTCTACTGTGGCGGCAGTCCCAGCAGGGACAGGCTTCCAAGACAGCAGCCATCTCAGGAGAACCTGTCTGGCCCAGACCCAGGACGAGGCGGCAGTAATTAGACCCTCAGGTCTGGCACGAGCCTCTGGCCACCTGTTACCCTGCCTTGGATCAGAGCTGCCTTGGTGAACAAGTTCAGGCTGGGCTGGCACACGCTGTCCCCCATCCATTTCCGAAGAGGCACTGGCTCCCCAGGTCCATGGCTGAGGGGGAAAGACACTGAGGCAAAGTGTGCCCCAACTCACAGGCTCAGCCCGGACCTTCCCCTTTAACCTGTTGGGCACCTGTAGACAGGAAGATGCTCTCAGTTGTGGGGCCTGGGCACCtacctggggcaggggcagaggggactCTCCTGGTCTGAGCCAGGGGAAAGGGGCTGGTAAACCAGCTGTGGGATGCCAGATCCCATCCTGAGAGGACCCCCTTGGGCAAAACTGCAGGGACACAGCATCATCTCTTCCTCCTCAAAGAATACTGTATGAGTAAAGAAACTGTGCTGGTGGGAGAGGCGGGGGGCCCTGATGGGGCCCAGACTACCTCCCTGTGAGCTCTCACCTCCAGCTGACCCTAGCTAGAAGCCCCAGTGTGCCTGCTCGAGGAAGAATCTGACCCTTCTGCCCCACAAATGATGGGAGGCAAGAGCACCCAGCTGGAGCCCTAAAGCCCAGTCTCCCTGCTGGGAACCCAGGGGAGGCACCCAAAGTCCTGAAGGACCCAGGGGTCACTGGGGGAGCTGTGCCAGCCCAAGGCGCCCCAGCAAAACCAGGAGTGGTACCTGAGACAAAGGAATGTAATAGTGAAGTCACCCCACCTCGAAGTCGGGAGACTTGGCCAACCATGGCTGGCTAAAAGACCTCTCCTGTGTCTGTCTGTGCCGGGCAGCCCCCATGGCAGGGCCTCAGGCTCCACGACAGGTGGTGTCAGCTGGGTGGGGACTGAGGGCcactgctgggtgctgggtggagGGCCCCAATGGCTCCCTCCCCCCATGAGCCACAGGGGTACAGGGGTGAGACCTGACAAACTCGTTCTGCGGGCTGCAGGTGGGTGGGGACTCCCGCCCGTGTCTGCTCAGCACAGCCAGGAGGAGCCCGGCAGGAGCCCGATGTACCATGGCAGCCGCCGACTTCGTGCAGGAGATGCGCTCCACGGGTGAGAAGTTACTGCTCAAGCTACAGAAACTACCCCAGGCCGAGCCTGTGGAGATAGTGGCCTTCTCGGTCATCCTCCTTTTCACAGGTAAGCTCCGGCTCTCACATTCTCCCTAGCACCCCTGGCTCTTCCTGGCATCCAGGAAAGGTGAGACCACGGTGCTAGCCAGAGAGCTGGCTAGGTGTCCcccagacagagaaggagaagatgTCGTCCCTGGGGGAAAGCCAAGGGACTGCCCTAAGGCTCGACAAGCTGCTCCAGTGATGATGGCGCGGTGCTGGAACCAGGGCCCAGAGGCAGCCCCAGCTCCCAACCAGGATCAGAGGGAGCGGAGCTGTGGGCAGCAGAGGAGGCTGGCAGGGAAGTCAGGGCCCCGGGGCTGCCACGGGGACAGCTGACACTTCGCCAGAGTCTCTTTGGGCAAAGATCCTGCATACCTCTGGAGGGGTTTCTTTAGAAGTTGGGTGTatgtcctttctctccccctgctgaACTCCCCGCGCTcgctgcttctctcccctcctcccccagctaccgtgctgctgttgctgctgatagcctgcagctgctgctgctgccctgaGCGCAGAGGCAGGAAGGTCCAAGTGCGGCCCATGACCCCGCCGTGAGGGCCAGAGACGAGGACGAGACGCTGGAGAGGAGGCTGCCAAAGCCATGACCCCAGGTGCCACCTGGCCCTGCGGCCCTCAGCCCACAAGACCACGATCCGTGGCCCCAGCTCCGACCCTGCCCAGGAACCTAACACCTGCAGCCTTAGCAAGGAAACAAGGGCTGGTACGGCCACCAAACTCCGACCTGCCAGTGAATCCTGGGGGGCCGAGGAGGAGTCAATTGGTTAAAACACCGAGTAAACAAAAACTGGGGATTCTTTCCCAAACTGCACCTTTTAACAAAACACAGAAGCAGGGTCCCCATACTTGAATGGAGAATAGCCTGCGCCTTTGGGGACCTGGCCCTTGGGGCCCCCACGCCAAAGAGGGGCTTTGTGCAATAGCTACTGGGTCCCAAGCTTCCCACCAGAGGGGAGCGTGTCAGTATTCTGCTCCAGTATTTGCCCGTTTCTTTCCCAGTAAAAGCTTTCTGGTTATGTGTTTCTGCGGCGCCAGActccctggcctgggctctgTGCTTCTGAAGGGCAATGTGCCAGAATTCCAGGGGTGTGGCCGGTGACTGTCCTTGCCAGGCCTCTGCACTCCCTGTGCCCACGAAAGCTGGAAAAACACACAGGCAGGAATGCTATGCAAGAAGGAAGCAGGGGAAGGGTGAGGGTGAAAGGCCCGTCAGCACCAGCTGCTAACGAGCTCTGGCTCCCGAGGGCCCCTCTGCAGTGGCAGGGCAGCGTCTGCCTGGGTGCTGGGCTCAGGAACACCACTCCACAGCTTCTGCTGCCACTTACGTTAGCCCACATGCCGTGCACCAGCGGGCTCAGGCCCCCGGGTCTTCCCAAACATCTGGAGTCAGAGAAGAGAGGTCAGGCCCCTACTATTGTCCATAACCTGCATCCTAACCCCTCGGTCCTTCCCCCATTGTGTGCCAGGCTGTCTGGGTACAAAGCCTCGCCTGCCACTCACCGGCTATGTGAATGTGGGTTAGTGATCCAACCTCCCTGACCCACGTTTCCTCCCCTCTGAGACTCCGCTGACCCCGGGAGCTGCCTCCTGGAGCGAGCTAATGAGGAGAAACTGAGATGACCTACAGcaagcacctggcacagtgctgggcataTCCTAAGCTCTGGAGATATGAACCATCGTTATTATCTGCCCCTCTAAACAAGAGCGACGTGGACCCATATTAAGCACTGGCCCTGCCACAGTGCAACGccgccctgcctccctccctttagTTTACTTTCTCTTCCAGAGAATGTTTCAGGTACGGCTACCAACCCAGGAATGAGGGTAGCGGAGTCAAAAAGCTCTCTGTGGTACCTCCCCCTTCATCCCCACTGGTCCCCCAGAGCCACTAGGGGTGGAGCCCTGTCCATCTAGAAAACAGAGTGGAGAGGGGATGCCcggccctgccccccactcccctccatcTCCGGCTGGCAGGCAGGTGGGAGAGACTCTGGCTGGTCTCATTTCCTGGTGTCCACTGACCTGTCTGACGGGTTTGGTTTAGGTTGAAGACCCAGAGAGGAAGTCCTTccacacaaaagaaaagaaattcaagaacCAGCCTGTACCCACCCTACAAGAACCggattcagagtaacaatgggaATGACGAGGATGCTGAAGGCAGCAGGTGATAATCAAGCTGGCTGAAATGCCCCGAGGGCTTCTGTGTGCCCAGCCGCTgcctaaagcttttttttttttttttttttttaagattttatttgaggggcgcctgggtggctcagtcgttaagcgtctgccttcggctcaggtcatgatcccagggtcctgggatagagccccgcatcgggctccctgctcgacgggaagcctgcttctccctctcccaatccccctgcttgtgttccctctctcactgtctctctctgtcaaacaaatacataaaatattttttaaaaaaatattttatttgagagagagagagagagagggagagggagagggaaaggacagaaaaagagggagagggagaaccaggctccccgctgagcagagagcccgatatgaggtttgatcccaggaccgcgggatcatgacccgggccgaacgcagacgcttcaccgaccaAGCCGCCAGGTGCCCAGAGCCTAAAGCATTCTGATGCGGGTGATCTTTGATCACAACAGCCTCAATGCCATGGGCaccattattatccctattttagagatgaggaaattgagcctTAGTGACACTAGGTCACTTTCCTAAGTTCAACCAGCtaaaaagtggcagagccagcctcTGGGCCCAGCCCACCCAGCTGCAGAGCCCCTGCTCACCACAGCCGGGCCCTGAGGCCTCTCAGCGGCCGTTCAGATAAGGCTCCCATCCCATAACCCTCCATCAAACAATCTTAGATTCCACACCCCAAACTGCTGAAAAATCACCTCCCTGTGAGTGGGTGCAGCCCGAGAAGAGCTAGGGTGGGGCCCAACTAGGACTCCctcccagaaggaaaacagggaaggtgggagggaccCAGAGGGGAAACCCTGCCCTTTTCAGTCCAGGCACCAACAGCTAGAGGGGCCCCCGGAAGCCCTCAATTCAGGAGATGATCAACAGTGGGGCAGCCCAATTCCCGTGTGACTCTCCCTTAAGCAAGTTTTCACTGGCACCAAGAATGTCCCCTCCTGAGACGGTGGCTGAGGCTGTGCCTCTTTGCTAGGAGATTCTGGCTCCATGGTCCGGCCGCCAAGAGGTGGGGACCCTGGGCCCTTTCTTTAGCATTCTCCTCCTCCTAACTGCTGAGCCCAAATAAGATGCCATTCCTGCGCTGCTGGGAAGGCTTACTCCTTCCCACTCGGCAGCAAACGGGCCCACGCTGAGCGCCGCCACTCATGGCTCCCCATGGCAGTGCTGGGCAGGCTTCAGTCCCACACAGCTCAACCAGATCAGCTCCAGGGTGACAGGAGCCTGGCATACTCCCAGCACAGGTCTTCTCTGGAAGAGAGGTAGGGAGAGGAAGCGGCAATACACCCACTGTGGGAAAGAACAAACAGAGAGGGACAGCAACGTTGGCCACGGAAGGGGAGGCCAGCAGGCTGTCTGCACCCTGAAGGACATCTGGCTATCACAGGTCTCCATTCCTGCCACCAGGACCCCTGGAACGAGCCACCCCCAAGTTTGCCTGCGCTCACGGCTGCACTGATTTCCCAGCCTCATCAGGCCCCCGCTGACTCCGGCCTCTACTACGGGAGCCTCTCGCTTCCTCCAGAGGCCCACACTCAAGATCCGTGCATCTTACCGGCTATTATGCCTTATCAGAAACCACAGGAGAGCCATGGGCGCAAGAATCTCATTAGCAAAACCTGGCAGAAACCACACAAAACACTCTTCTCCTCAATCTGTTTTCTCAAGCATTAATGTCCAAGAGCAACCTACCATAAAAATCTACACAACATAGTTGCCTGTGGGTAATGCAACTTCTAAACCAAAAAACTGAGAACAAATTTTGTTCTCAAAAGAAGTTTCCTCACCCTCCTCGGGACCTGCTGCCTGCCATGAAACACTGTCCCCTAGTCCTACCTCTTCTGTGGTCTTCGTGCCTCAACCTAACCTCACTTCTTACGGCAGATCCTCTCAGCCCCCAGGCCAGGCTACACCGCACACCAACAGCATTCTCCACCTCTTCCCATAACGTTCCCGTCATGATGATCATTTCCGTAGGATTTTCTGATCGGGGACCAGCAATTAGCTGGAAGAGTAGGTTAAAGCCGCTTTCGTGTACATGACACATAACATTCCCCACACATCTCATCTTAAATGGAAACATATATGTGCACAGTCCTTGGCCAATCTTTTCACTGTAGGGCCAAAGTCTTTTCTCCGAGTGTGGGGTCTGCTGGCCAGAGAGTTCCTATACTGGGTCTTTGCTAACTGTGGTTACTATAAAGCAGAACAAGAATTTAATGACATCCACAAAGAAATCAGCATGTGAAATCCTGGATTTTTGCAAAATGTTTCCAGTTGTCTTGTGACATCTGTTTTGACAGTAATACTGAGTGATTCCAAAATCATTCCAAAGTGGGGTGCTTATAGcaacaacccccccacccccgccccttgCAGTGAGGCACAGAGC comes from the Ailuropoda melanoleuca isolate Jingjing chromosome 13, ASM200744v2, whole genome shotgun sequence genome and includes:
- the SMIM5 gene encoding small integral membrane protein 5, which gives rise to MAAADFVQEMRSTGEKLLLKLQKLPQAEPVEIVAFSVILLFTATVLLLLLIACSCCCCPERRGRKVQVRPMTPP